In Pseudomonas sp. Leaf58, one DNA window encodes the following:
- a CDS encoding rhodanese-related sulfurtransferase, whose amino-acid sequence MSQPIVVAALYKFVTLQDYVELREPLLKAMLDNDVKGTLLLAHEGINGTVSATREGIDGLLAWLRNDPRLVDVDHKESYCDEQPFYRTKVKLKKEIVTLGVPGVDPNQAVGTYVEPKDWNALISDPEVLLIDTRNDYEVAIGTFKGAIDPKTETFREFPDYIKANFDPSKHKKVAMFCTGGIRCEKASSYMLGEGFEAVYHLKGGILKYFEEVPQEQSLWDGDCFVFDNRVTVRHDLSEGEYDQCHACRHPINAEERASEHYSPGVSCPHCWDTLSEKTRRSAIDRQKQIELAKARNLPHPIGYNYKAEA is encoded by the coding sequence ATGTCCCAACCCATCGTCGTCGCGGCGCTGTACAAATTCGTCACCCTGCAAGACTACGTCGAGCTGCGTGAGCCACTGCTCAAGGCCATGCTCGACAACGACGTCAAAGGCACCCTGCTGCTGGCCCACGAAGGCATCAACGGCACCGTGTCGGCCACCCGCGAAGGCATCGACGGCCTGCTGGCCTGGCTGCGCAACGACCCGCGCCTGGTCGATGTCGACCACAAGGAATCGTACTGCGACGAACAGCCGTTCTACCGCACCAAGGTCAAGCTCAAGAAAGAGATCGTCACCCTCGGCGTACCGGGCGTGGACCCGAACCAGGCAGTGGGCACCTACGTTGAACCCAAGGACTGGAACGCGCTGATCAGCGACCCGGAAGTACTGCTGATCGACACCCGCAACGACTACGAAGTGGCCATTGGCACCTTCAAGGGCGCCATCGACCCGAAGACTGAAACCTTCCGCGAGTTCCCCGACTACATCAAGGCCAACTTCGACCCCAGCAAGCACAAGAAGGTTGCCATGTTCTGCACCGGTGGCATTCGTTGCGAAAAAGCTTCCAGCTACATGCTCGGTGAAGGCTTCGAGGCGGTCTATCATCTTAAGGGCGGCATCCTGAAATACTTCGAGGAAGTGCCTCAGGAACAAAGCCTGTGGGACGGCGACTGCTTCGTCTTCGACAACCGCGTCACGGTGCGCCATGACCTGAGCGAAGGCGAGTACGACCAGTGCCATGCCTGCCGCCACCCAATCAATGCAGAGGAGCGCGCGTCCGAGCACTATTCGCCAGGGGTCAGCTGCCCGCATTGCTGGGACACCCTGAGCGAGAAAACCCGGCGTAGCGCCATCGACCGGCAAAAGCAGATCGAGCTGGCCAAGGCCCGCAACCTGCCGCACCCGATCGGTTACAACTACAAAGCCGAGGCTTGA
- a CDS encoding DsbA family protein, whose translation MPARLIYVMDPMCSWCWGFAPVAEALIAQAREAGVPTQLVVGGLRSGGSALDSSTRKYILEHWQAVAEATAQPFRFEGAMPDGFVYDTEPACRALVTARELDAERVWPLLALIQRSFYQQSVDVTIAPQLVELAEQAGFDRAVFAEAFARAATRAATVADFAWAQDLGIAGFPTLLAERKGQLALLTNGYQPLERLQPLLGRWLQQAACA comes from the coding sequence ATGCCTGCACGCCTGATCTATGTGATGGACCCGATGTGCTCTTGGTGCTGGGGTTTTGCCCCCGTGGCCGAGGCCTTGATCGCCCAGGCGCGTGAGGCAGGCGTGCCCACCCAGCTGGTGGTTGGCGGGTTGCGCAGCGGCGGCAGCGCCTTGGACAGCTCCACCCGCAAATACATCCTCGAACACTGGCAGGCGGTGGCCGAAGCCACTGCGCAGCCGTTCCGCTTCGAGGGGGCCATGCCCGATGGCTTCGTCTACGATACCGAGCCTGCGTGCCGGGCTCTGGTCACTGCCCGCGAGTTGGACGCCGAGCGCGTCTGGCCGCTGCTGGCGCTGATCCAGCGTTCGTTCTACCAACAGAGCGTGGATGTGACCATTGCCCCGCAGCTGGTCGAGTTGGCCGAACAGGCCGGTTTCGACCGCGCCGTGTTCGCCGAGGCCTTTGCCCGCGCCGCCACTCGCGCCGCCACCGTGGCCGATTTTGCCTGGGCCCAAGACCTCGGCATCGCCGGCTTCCCCACGCTGCTGGCCGAGCGTAAGGGCCAACTGGCCCTGCTGACCAACGGCTACCAGCCGTTGGAGCGCCTGCAGCCCTTGCTCGGCCGCTGGCTGCAGCAGGCCGCGTGTGCTTGA
- a CDS encoding ABC transporter ATP-binding protein, with product MLDVPGSPDPVPGKPHTVADRLSWAEIRRLALHHKKNLWSANLIAVLAACCSVPIPLLLPLLVDEVLLGHGDAALKWMNQLLPSNWQVAAGYIGLMLALTLCLRLAALAFNVLQAKLFAGLAKDIVYRLRIRLIERLKRISLKEYESLGSGTVTTHLVTDLDTLDKFVGETLSRFLVAMLTLTGTAAILIWMHWQLALLILLFNPLVIYFTVQLGKRVKHLKKLENDSTARFTQALAETLDAIQEIRAGNRQGYFLGRLGLRAREVRDYAVDSQWKSDASGRASGLLFQFGIDIFRAAAMLTVLFSDLSIGQMLAVFSYLWFMIGPVEQLLNLQYAYYAAGGALSRLNELLARADEPQYPAASDPFAGRETVGIEVRDLRFAYADEPVLEHLDLSIAPGEKVAIVGASGGGKSTLVQLLLGLYSAQAGTIRFGGASLQEIGLETLRENVAVVLQHPSLFNDSVRANLTMGRDCSDEACWQALRIAQLDATIAALPQGLDSVVGRSGVRLSGGQRQRLAIARMVLAEPKVVILDEATSALDAATEYNLHQALARFLSGRTTLIIAHRLSAVKQADRVLVFDGGHVAEDGDHQQLIAEGGLYAKLYGHLQQS from the coding sequence GTGCTTGATGTGCCTGGGTCACCCGACCCGGTGCCGGGCAAGCCTCACACTGTGGCCGATCGACTGAGCTGGGCGGAAATCCGCCGCCTGGCCCTGCATCACAAGAAAAACCTCTGGTCCGCCAACCTGATTGCCGTATTGGCGGCTTGCTGCAGCGTGCCTATCCCGTTGCTGCTGCCGCTGCTGGTGGACGAAGTGTTGCTCGGCCATGGCGATGCTGCGTTGAAGTGGATGAACCAGCTGCTGCCGTCCAACTGGCAAGTGGCCGCCGGTTATATCGGCCTGATGCTCGCACTTACTCTGTGCTTGCGCCTGGCCGCACTGGCGTTCAACGTACTCCAGGCCAAGCTGTTCGCCGGCTTGGCCAAAGACATCGTGTACCGCCTGCGCATTCGCCTGATCGAGCGGCTCAAGCGTATTTCGCTGAAGGAATACGAAAGCCTCGGCAGCGGCACGGTGACCACCCACCTGGTCACCGACCTGGACACCCTCGACAAGTTCGTTGGCGAAACCCTTAGCCGCTTCTTGGTTGCCATGCTGACCCTGACCGGTACGGCGGCCATCCTGATCTGGATGCATTGGCAGCTGGCCTTGCTGATCCTGCTGTTCAACCCGCTGGTGATCTACTTCACCGTGCAGTTGGGCAAGCGCGTCAAACACCTGAAAAAACTCGAAAACGACAGCACCGCGCGGTTTACCCAGGCGCTGGCGGAAACCCTCGACGCCATTCAGGAAATCCGCGCCGGCAACCGCCAGGGCTATTTCCTTGGCCGTTTGGGCCTGCGTGCCCGCGAAGTGCGCGACTATGCCGTGGACTCGCAATGGAAGAGCGATGCCAGCGGCCGCGCCAGTGGCCTGCTGTTCCAGTTCGGCATCGACATCTTTCGCGCGGCAGCGATGCTCACCGTGCTGTTCTCCGACCTGTCGATTGGCCAGATGCTGGCGGTGTTCAGCTACCTGTGGTTCATGATTGGCCCTGTGGAGCAGTTGCTCAACCTGCAATACGCCTATTATGCCGCCGGCGGAGCGCTAAGCCGCCTCAACGAGCTGCTGGCGCGTGCCGACGAGCCGCAATACCCGGCCGCCAGCGACCCGTTTGCCGGCCGCGAGACGGTGGGCATCGAAGTGCGCGACTTGCGTTTTGCCTATGCTGACGAGCCGGTGCTCGAGCACCTCGACCTGTCTATCGCCCCGGGCGAGAAGGTGGCAATCGTCGGTGCCAGCGGTGGCGGCAAGAGCACCCTGGTGCAACTGTTGCTGGGCCTGTACAGCGCCCAGGCTGGGACCATCCGCTTTGGCGGTGCCAGCTTGCAGGAGATCGGCCTGGAAACCCTGCGCGAAAACGTCGCGGTGGTGCTGCAGCACCCGTCGTTGTTCAACGACAGCGTGCGAGCCAACCTGACCATGGGCCGCGACTGCAGCGACGAGGCCTGCTGGCAGGCGCTGCGCATCGCCCAGCTGGATGCCACCATCGCCGCGTTGCCGCAAGGCCTGGACAGCGTGGTGGGGCGCTCCGGCGTGCGCTTGTCCGGTGGCCAGCGCCAGCGCCTGGCGATTGCCCGCATGGTACTGGCCGAGCCTAAGGTGGTGATCCTCGACGAAGCCACTTCGGCGCTGGATGCCGCCACCGAGTACAACCTGCACCAGGCCCTGGCGCGCTTCCTCAGCGGCCGCACCACACTGATCATCGCCCACCGCCTGTCGGCAGTGAAACAGGCCGACCGGGTGCTAGTGTTCGACGGCGGGCATGTGGCCGAAGATGGCGACCACCAGCAGCTGATTGCTGAGGGTGGGTTGTATGCCAAGCTGTATGGGCACCTGCAGCAGAGCTGA
- a CDS encoding EAL domain-containing protein, with protein MKGHRTLEAPKLLGITWPFIAVVVFQVALGSLSLYTLSAVRAYVAGESLWSKAQKDAIYYLNLYAETRDDSVYQRYRQAITVPQGDHRLREVLDQPRPDLDAARQAVLQGGNHPDDVERIIWFYRNFRNVSYMQTAIDYWDIGDDYLAKLDMLAIEMRGSFAVGQVDARTVSDWKARIVTINEGVTPAAKAFSDALGEGSRMLLRVLLITNLLTALFLITIAWRRSSKLLAQRQAFASALQEEKERAQITLQAIGDAVITTDVEGAIGYMNPAAEQLTHWQAGQALGLPLSALFSLVDEQAEEDGRSLVEQVLSGSLQGGAEHARLIQRLDGSTVSINLVGSPIVNDGQVSGIVLVLHDMTQERQYIANLSWQATHDALTGLANRREFEYRLEQALNDLARQVGRHSLMFLDLDQFKLVNDTCGHAAGDELLRHICAVLQSGLREGDTLARLGGDEFGVLLENCPGDQAERIAEQLRQMVQSLHFVWKGRPFVTTVSIGLVHMAQAPGTLEASLRAADMACYMAKEKGRNRVQVYHADDSELSMRFGEMAWIQRLHVALEENRFCLYAQEIAPLKTFEGPGHIEILLRLHDESGRTILPNSFIPAAERYGLMTALDRWVVRNVFLVIRQCLDEGREGPLSVCAINLSGSSIGDDKFLEYLQRLFVEYAIPPRMICFEITETSAIANLGSAIRFINELKGLGCRFSLDDFCAGMSSFAYLKHLPVDYLKIDGSFVKDMLDDPVNRAMVEVINHIGHVMGKRTIAEFVETPLIEQALQEIGVDYAQGYLIERPQVFTCDSLQRQRIATRPLLQRAPGTFR; from the coding sequence ATGAAGGGACATCGCACTCTAGAAGCGCCAAAGTTGCTCGGTATTACCTGGCCCTTCATCGCCGTTGTGGTCTTCCAGGTGGCGCTGGGTAGCCTCAGCCTTTATACGCTTTCGGCCGTGCGCGCCTATGTCGCCGGCGAAAGCCTGTGGTCGAAGGCGCAAAAAGACGCTATCTACTACCTCAACCTGTACGCCGAGACCCGTGACGACAGCGTCTATCAGCGCTATCGCCAGGCAATCACCGTGCCCCAGGGCGACCACCGCCTGCGCGAGGTGCTCGACCAGCCCAGGCCTGACCTGGATGCCGCGCGCCAGGCCGTGTTGCAGGGCGGTAACCACCCCGACGATGTCGAGCGGATCATTTGGTTCTACCGCAACTTCCGCAATGTCAGCTACATGCAGACGGCCATCGACTATTGGGACATCGGCGACGACTACCTGGCCAAGCTGGACATGCTGGCCATCGAGATGCGCGGCAGCTTCGCCGTTGGCCAGGTTGATGCCCGCACGGTAAGCGACTGGAAGGCCCGCATCGTGACCATCAACGAAGGGGTCACCCCGGCCGCCAAGGCGTTCAGCGATGCGCTGGGTGAAGGCTCGCGCATGTTGCTGCGGGTGCTGCTCATCACCAACCTGCTGACCGCGCTGTTCCTGATCACCATTGCCTGGCGCCGTTCCAGCAAGCTGCTGGCCCAGCGCCAGGCCTTTGCCAGTGCCCTGCAGGAGGAAAAGGAGCGGGCGCAGATTACCCTGCAGGCCATCGGCGATGCGGTGATTACCACCGATGTGGAAGGCGCTATCGGCTACATGAACCCGGCCGCCGAGCAATTGACCCATTGGCAGGCCGGCCAGGCCCTTGGCCTGCCGCTGTCGGCGTTGTTCAGCCTGGTGGATGAACAAGCCGAGGAAGATGGCCGCAGCTTGGTCGAGCAGGTGCTCAGCGGCAGCCTCCAGGGCGGTGCCGAGCATGCCCGGCTGATCCAGCGCCTGGACGGTAGCACCGTGTCGATCAACCTGGTCGGCTCGCCCATCGTCAATGACGGCCAGGTCAGCGGAATCGTGCTGGTGCTGCACGACATGACCCAGGAGCGCCAGTACATTGCCAACCTGTCCTGGCAGGCCACCCATGACGCCTTGACCGGGTTGGCCAACCGCCGCGAATTCGAATACCGCCTGGAGCAGGCCCTCAATGACCTGGCGCGCCAGGTTGGGCGGCATTCGCTGATGTTCCTCGACCTCGATCAGTTCAAGCTGGTCAACGACACCTGCGGGCATGCCGCCGGTGACGAGTTGCTGCGGCACATTTGTGCGGTGCTGCAATCCGGCCTGCGCGAAGGTGACACCCTGGCCCGCTTGGGCGGCGATGAATTCGGCGTATTGCTGGAAAACTGCCCGGGCGACCAAGCCGAGCGCATTGCCGAGCAGTTACGCCAGATGGTGCAGAGCCTGCACTTCGTGTGGAAGGGGCGGCCGTTCGTGACCACGGTCAGTATCGGCCTGGTGCACATGGCCCAGGCCCCCGGCACCCTGGAAGCCTCGCTGCGCGCCGCCGACATGGCCTGCTACATGGCCAAGGAAAAAGGCCGCAACCGCGTGCAGGTGTACCACGCCGATGACAGCGAGCTGTCCATGCGCTTTGGCGAAATGGCCTGGATCCAGCGCCTGCATGTGGCCCTGGAAGAAAACCGCTTCTGCCTGTACGCCCAGGAAATCGCTCCGCTGAAAACCTTCGAAGGCCCGGGCCATATCGAGATCCTGCTGCGCCTGCACGACGAAAGCGGCCGCACCATCCTGCCCAACAGCTTTATCCCGGCGGCTGAACGCTACGGCCTGATGACCGCGCTGGACCGCTGGGTGGTGCGCAATGTGTTTCTGGTGATCCGCCAGTGCCTTGATGAAGGGCGGGAAGGGCCGTTGTCGGTCTGCGCGATCAACCTGTCGGGGTCGAGCATTGGTGACGACAAGTTCCTTGAATACCTGCAGCGGCTGTTCGTCGAGTACGCCATTCCGCCGCGCATGATCTGTTTTGAAATCACCGAAACCAGCGCCATCGCCAACCTGGGCAGTGCCATTCGCTTTATCAACGAGTTGAAGGGGCTGGGTTGCCGCTTCTCGCTCGACGACTTCTGCGCTGGCATGTCCTCGTTTGCCTATCTCAAGCACTTGCCCGTGGATTACCTGAAGATCGACGGCAGTTTCGTCAAGGACATGCTCGACGACCCGGTCAACCGGGCCATGGTCGAGGTCATCAACCACATCGGCCACGTAATGGGTAAGCGCACCATTGCCGAATTCGTCGAAACACCCTTGATCGAGCAGGCCTTGCAGGAAATTGGCGTGGATTACGCCCAGGGCTACCTGATCGAACGCCCCCAGGTGTTCACCTGTGACAGTCTGCAGCGCCAACGGATCGCCACCCGGCCTCTGTTGCAGCGGGCGCCTGGCACGTTTCGCTAG
- a CDS encoding TenA family transcriptional regulator translates to MIDAFVRIGPLMDPASYPQWAQQLIEDCRESKRRVVEHEFYARLRDGQLKQSTIRQYLIGGWPVVEQFSLYMAHNLTKTRYGRHQGEDMARRWLMRNIRVELNHADYWVNWCQAHGVHLHQLQAQEVPPELNGLNDWCWRVCATENLAISMAATNYAIEGATGEWSAVVCSTDTYALGFPEDQRKRAMKWLKMHAQYDDAHPWEALEIICTLAGENPTLGLRNELRRAICKSYDCMYLFLERCMQLEGRQQGRMRPALAAG, encoded by the coding sequence GTGATTGATGCATTCGTTCGTATCGGGCCTTTGATGGACCCCGCCAGCTACCCTCAATGGGCCCAGCAATTGATCGAAGACTGCCGCGAGAGCAAGCGCCGGGTGGTTGAACATGAGTTTTATGCGCGCCTGCGCGACGGCCAGCTGAAACAGTCGACCATTCGCCAGTACCTGATCGGTGGCTGGCCGGTGGTGGAGCAGTTCTCGCTGTACATGGCTCACAACCTGACCAAGACCCGCTATGGCCGCCACCAGGGCGAAGACATGGCACGGCGCTGGTTGATGCGCAACATCCGCGTCGAGCTCAACCATGCCGACTACTGGGTGAACTGGTGCCAGGCGCACGGTGTGCACCTGCATCAGTTGCAGGCCCAGGAGGTGCCGCCTGAGCTGAATGGCCTGAACGACTGGTGCTGGCGCGTGTGCGCCACCGAGAACCTGGCCATTTCCATGGCGGCGACCAACTACGCCATCGAAGGCGCGACTGGGGAATGGTCGGCGGTGGTGTGCTCGACCGACACCTATGCGCTGGGCTTCCCGGAGGACCAACGCAAACGGGCGATGAAGTGGTTGAAGATGCATGCCCAATATGATGACGCGCACCCGTGGGAGGCGTTGGAGATCATCTGCACCCTGGCCGGCGAGAACCCGACCCTGGGGCTGCGCAACGAACTGCGCAGGGCGATTTGCAAGAGTTATGACTGCATGTACCTGTTCCTGGAACGGTGCATGCAGCTGGAAGGGCGCCAGCAGGGGCGTATGCGCCCGGCGTTGGCGGCGGGCTGA
- a CDS encoding YciK family oxidoreductase encodes MFDYTARPGLLQGRVILVTGAGRGIGAAAAKAYAALGATVLLLGKTEANLNEVYDQIEAAGHPQPVVIPFNLETALPHQYDELAVMIEDQFGRLDGLLNNASIIGPRTPLEQLSGDNFMRVMHINVDATFMLTSTLLPLLKLSEDASVVFTSSSVGRKGRAYWGAYGVSKFATEGLMQTLADELEGVAPVRSNSINPGATRTAMRAQAYPSENPQSNPLPEEIMPVYLYLMGPDSKAVNGQAFNAQ; translated from the coding sequence ATGTTCGACTACACCGCCCGCCCCGGCCTGCTGCAAGGCCGGGTCATCCTGGTTACCGGTGCCGGCCGCGGCATCGGCGCCGCTGCCGCCAAGGCCTATGCCGCGCTAGGGGCTACCGTGCTGCTGCTGGGCAAGACCGAGGCCAACCTCAACGAGGTCTACGACCAGATCGAAGCTGCCGGGCACCCGCAACCAGTGGTAATTCCGTTCAACCTGGAAACCGCCCTGCCCCACCAGTACGACGAACTGGCGGTGATGATCGAGGACCAATTCGGCCGCCTCGACGGCTTGCTCAACAACGCCTCGATCATTGGCCCGCGCACGCCGCTGGAGCAGCTGTCGGGCGACAACTTCATGCGGGTGATGCACATCAACGTCGATGCCACCTTCATGCTCACCAGCACCTTGTTGCCGCTGCTGAAGCTGTCGGAAGACGCGTCGGTGGTGTTCACCAGCAGTAGCGTGGGGCGCAAGGGCCGGGCCTACTGGGGCGCTTACGGGGTGTCGAAGTTCGCCACCGAGGGCCTCATGCAAACCTTGGCTGACGAACTGGAAGGCGTAGCGCCGGTGCGCTCCAACAGCATCAACCCGGGCGCCACGCGCACGGCAATGCGCGCCCAGGCGTACCCCAGCGAGAACCCGCAGAGCAACCCACTGCCTGAAGAGATCATGCCGGTGTACCTGTACTTGATGGGGCCGGACAGCAAAGCGGTGAACGGGCAGGCGTTCAACGCCCAGTAA
- the mupP gene encoding N-acetylmuramic acid 6-phosphate phosphatase MupP, whose translation MRLQAVLFDMDGTLLDTAPDFIAICQAMLTERGLPAVDDNLIRGVISGGARAMVAATFAMAPEAEGFEALRQEFLERYQRDCAVHSKLFDGMAELLADIEKGNLLWGVVTNKPVRFAEPIMQQLGLAERSALLICPDHVKNSKPDPEPLILACKTLNLDPASVLFVGDDLRDIESGRDAGTRTAAVRYGYIHPEDNPNNWGADVVVDHPLDLRKVIDSALCGC comes from the coding sequence ATGCGTTTGCAAGCAGTACTCTTCGACATGGACGGCACCTTGCTCGACACGGCACCGGACTTCATCGCCATCTGCCAGGCCATGCTCACCGAGCGTGGCCTGCCGGCCGTTGACGACAACCTGATCCGCGGCGTGATTTCGGGCGGTGCCCGCGCCATGGTTGCAGCCACTTTTGCCATGGCCCCCGAGGCCGAGGGTTTCGAGGCCCTGCGCCAGGAGTTCCTGGAGCGCTACCAGCGCGACTGCGCCGTGCACAGCAAGCTGTTCGATGGCATGGCCGAGCTGCTGGCCGACATCGAGAAAGGCAACCTGCTGTGGGGCGTGGTCACCAACAAGCCGGTGCGCTTCGCCGAGCCGATCATGCAGCAGCTGGGCCTGGCCGAGCGTTCGGCGCTGCTGATTTGCCCGGACCACGTGAAAAACAGCAAGCCCGACCCCGAGCCGCTGATCCTGGCCTGCAAAACCCTGAACCTGGACCCGGCCAGCGTGCTGTTCGTCGGCGACGACCTGCGCGACATCGAGTCAGGCCGCGATGCCGGCACCCGCACGGCGGCAGTGCGCTACGGCTATATTCATCCAGAGGACAACCCCAACAACTGGGGCGCCGACGTGGTGGTGGACCACCCGTTGGACCTGCGCAAAGTGATCGACAGCGCGCTGTGCGGCTGCTGA
- the ubiG gene encoding bifunctional 2-polyprenyl-6-hydroxyphenol methylase/3-demethylubiquinol 3-O-methyltransferase UbiG gives MSNVDRAEIAKFEALAHRWWDRESEFKPLHEINPLRVNWIDERASLAGKKVLDVGCGGGILSEAMALRGATVTGIDMGEAPLAVAQLHQLESGVQVEYRQITAEALAEEMPEQFDVVTCLEMLEHVPDPSSVIRACYRMVKPGGQVFFSTINRNPKAYLLAIVGAEYILKMLPRGTHDFKKFIRPSELGAWSRDAGLQVKDIIGLTYNPLTKHYKLSSDVDVNYMIQTLREA, from the coding sequence TGGGACCGCGAAAGCGAGTTCAAGCCGCTGCACGAAATCAACCCACTGCGCGTCAACTGGATCGACGAACGCGCCAGCCTGGCCGGCAAGAAGGTGCTGGACGTGGGCTGCGGCGGCGGCATCCTCAGCGAGGCCATGGCCCTGCGCGGCGCGACGGTCACCGGTATCGACATGGGCGAGGCACCGCTGGCCGTGGCCCAGTTGCACCAGCTGGAGTCGGGCGTGCAGGTGGAGTACCGGCAGATCACCGCCGAAGCCTTGGCCGAAGAAATGCCTGAACAGTTCGACGTGGTGACCTGCCTGGAAATGCTCGAACACGTGCCCGACCCGTCCTCGGTCATTCGCGCCTGCTACCGCATGGTCAAGCCTGGCGGCCAGGTGTTCTTCTCCACCATCAACCGCAACCCCAAGGCCTACCTGCTGGCCATCGTCGGCGCCGAGTACATCCTGAAGATGCTGCCGCGTGGCACCCACGACTTCAAGAAGTTCATCCGCCCGTCCGAACTGGGCGCCTGGAGCCGCGATGCCGGCCTGCAGGTGAAGGACATCATCGGCCTGACCTACAACCCGCTGACCAAGCACTACAAGCTCAGCAGCGACGTCGACGTCAACTACATGATCCAGACCCTGCGCGAGGCATGA